One genomic segment of Halalkalicoccus tibetensis includes these proteins:
- a CDS encoding glycoside hydrolase family 97 catalytic domain-containing protein translates to MSEKRFQQGYEGSSRRGFLGGVGALVAAAAYSRDVPAAVAARVTNEEDDAVQRVESPDGSISVTVDVSNGVPSYEVVCDGTTRIGPSTLGFDFRNQPAFGASVEGEDGATLEVTGSERESATEEWEPVWGDFEQVSADYESLIVGLEEVEGSGRSANLEVRVFDDGLGFRVVLDEEFASNSDRAIVTSENTSFDFDGDHTAWWIRNEVTNPRFEQEYTESPLSEIPGGTRETRPTGTELRNGVHTPLTVDAEDVYLSVHESNLDDYAAATLAPRSEDGGTRFTTELTPLPDGSKVSLELPNATPWRTIQVGSTPGDLIESQLIPLLADPLEESALPTVDGEPDTDWIVPRKYVGIWWTMIAGSANWEYRPDDSFESPEEAAGYIHGARTERMKRYMRFADENGIDSVLVEGWNEGWDTYPGDGSGLEFGVDDSYPDFDVREVAEFGADLDGVEMTMHNETAGNLPNYEDQILNDDVFEQYEDVGIHSIKNGYVSDPGLGIDGDGSEPTHNQHNQLAVNHHRLVIREAAANRQLLEIHEGIKPTGELRTYPNVANREVVTAQEFDGFDQLSSNVGREHHVTIPFTRNLAGPVSYQPGIFDITFNDDRGDQVQTTRAKQLAMYPNYLSGLQMAADRMEAYVSSEFEVGELLQAASGELDGMITLDEWRNAFGTNAVAVDPNRVPSGSSVSFTVRDVESAGAYDLHLRYASAPEDNAERVIEAGGPRATLRVDDGSETIEPEFTDYWDEWEVFTTEVELEAGDNEIAIELNYDAGETFEGDVGGFNLNTIAVTEVGEDSPVPAEYEGYTPENENFDAEPEFAFIEEVPMDWDETRVVESQVGEYVATARRSGEKWYVGAMTDGNGRAIDVPLEFLAPGKSGGAGQGNRQGPNYVAEIYSDEVGAGVDSDPTGVRIDEAIVNPSTTLLASMAPSGGTAVRLRRARGGEINELPDYERPEQELAYSVDSEAGLGEPVVSATGSNDSAFVGGTTVEIEIDGELAAVDNVRLPPGADDETVDLGFSIGSIGSYDVVVRDPGDGSELASGTVTVEPGELIAELDDPSGDDHGPGEYVYPTDDAFEDGAFDLLSLGVYETDEEFRFAFEVENLYDTFGGEFSPHYFLLYLRDPSREDGRTSELGDLELTAEFAEEWHYRVDASGFGRGLVDAEESELATPGTFVDFASDTAIVSVAKDALGDLDVGEAEVAPIVGSEDNGILRPVGVEAEPFVFGGAREDAVENAPRIVDLATPAGVDQSEALAYDAESLATVPFTPL, encoded by the coding sequence ATGAGTGAAAAACGATTTCAGCAGGGCTACGAGGGCTCGAGCCGACGTGGCTTCCTCGGCGGGGTCGGGGCGCTCGTCGCCGCGGCCGCCTACAGCCGGGATGTACCCGCCGCGGTGGCCGCACGGGTCACGAACGAGGAGGACGACGCCGTCCAGCGCGTCGAGTCGCCCGACGGCTCGATCTCGGTGACGGTCGATGTCTCGAACGGCGTTCCGAGCTACGAGGTCGTCTGCGACGGGACGACCCGGATCGGCCCCTCGACGCTGGGCTTCGATTTCCGAAACCAGCCGGCGTTCGGCGCCTCGGTGGAGGGTGAGGACGGGGCCACCCTCGAGGTGACCGGTAGCGAGCGCGAGTCGGCCACCGAGGAGTGGGAGCCCGTCTGGGGCGACTTCGAGCAGGTCTCAGCCGACTACGAGTCGCTGATCGTCGGGCTGGAGGAGGTCGAGGGATCGGGCCGGTCGGCCAACTTGGAGGTCCGGGTCTTCGACGACGGCCTGGGCTTTCGCGTGGTCCTCGATGAGGAATTCGCGAGCAATTCGGACAGAGCGATCGTCACGAGCGAGAACACCAGCTTCGACTTCGACGGCGACCACACCGCGTGGTGGATCCGAAACGAGGTCACCAACCCGCGGTTCGAACAGGAGTACACCGAGTCGCCGCTCTCGGAAATTCCCGGCGGCACCCGCGAGACCCGACCGACCGGAACCGAACTCAGAAACGGGGTGCACACGCCGCTGACCGTCGACGCCGAGGACGTCTACCTGAGCGTCCACGAGTCGAACCTCGACGACTACGCCGCGGCGACGCTCGCGCCCCGTTCGGAGGACGGGGGAACCAGGTTCACGACCGAGCTCACGCCCCTGCCCGACGGGTCGAAGGTCTCCCTCGAACTTCCGAACGCGACCCCGTGGCGGACGATCCAGGTCGGCTCGACCCCGGGCGACCTGATCGAGTCCCAGCTGATCCCCCTTCTAGCCGACCCGCTCGAGGAGTCGGCCCTGCCGACCGTCGACGGGGAACCCGACACGGACTGGATCGTTCCCAGGAAATACGTCGGGATCTGGTGGACGATGATCGCCGGCTCCGCGAACTGGGAGTACCGCCCCGACGACTCCTTCGAGAGCCCGGAGGAGGCGGCCGGATACATCCACGGCGCTCGGACGGAACGGATGAAACGGTACATGCGGTTCGCCGACGAGAACGGCATCGACAGCGTGCTCGTCGAGGGCTGGAACGAGGGCTGGGACACCTACCCCGGCGACGGCTCCGGACTCGAGTTCGGCGTCGACGACTCCTATCCGGACTTCGACGTCCGGGAGGTCGCCGAGTTCGGCGCCGACCTCGACGGGGTCGAGATGACGATGCACAACGAGACGGCGGGGAACCTCCCGAACTACGAGGACCAGATCCTGAACGACGACGTCTTCGAGCAGTACGAGGACGTGGGGATCCACTCGATCAAGAACGGCTACGTCTCGGATCCGGGGCTGGGGATCGACGGTGACGGCTCCGAGCCGACCCACAACCAGCACAACCAGCTCGCGGTCAACCACCACCGGCTCGTGATCCGGGAGGCCGCGGCCAACCGCCAGCTGCTCGAGATCCACGAAGGGATCAAGCCGACCGGCGAGCTGCGCACCTACCCCAACGTCGCGAACCGCGAGGTCGTCACCGCCCAGGAGTTCGACGGCTTCGACCAGCTGAGTTCGAACGTCGGACGGGAGCACCACGTCACGATCCCGTTCACGCGGAACCTCGCGGGGCCGGTGAGCTACCAGCCCGGTATCTTCGACATCACGTTCAACGACGACCGGGGCGATCAGGTCCAGACGACGCGGGCCAAACAGCTCGCGATGTACCCGAACTACCTCAGCGGACTGCAGATGGCCGCCGACAGGATGGAGGCGTACGTCAGCAGCGAGTTCGAGGTCGGCGAGCTCCTCCAAGCCGCGTCGGGCGAGCTCGACGGTATGATCACGCTCGACGAGTGGCGAAACGCCTTCGGAACGAACGCCGTCGCGGTCGATCCCAACCGCGTTCCAAGCGGGTCGTCGGTCTCCTTTACCGTGCGGGACGTCGAGTCGGCGGGCGCCTACGACCTCCATCTCCGCTACGCGAGCGCACCCGAGGACAACGCCGAGCGCGTGATCGAGGCCGGCGGACCGCGGGCGACCCTCCGTGTCGACGACGGCTCCGAAACGATCGAGCCCGAGTTCACCGACTACTGGGACGAGTGGGAGGTGTTCACGACCGAGGTCGAACTCGAGGCCGGCGACAACGAGATCGCGATCGAGCTGAACTACGACGCCGGCGAGACCTTCGAGGGCGACGTTGGCGGGTTTAATCTCAACACGATCGCCGTCACCGAGGTCGGCGAGGACTCACCGGTTCCGGCCGAGTACGAGGGCTACACGCCCGAGAACGAGAACTTCGACGCGGAGCCGGAGTTCGCGTTCATCGAGGAGGTGCCGATGGACTGGGACGAGACCCGCGTTGTCGAGTCGCAGGTCGGCGAGTACGTCGCTACGGCCCGACGGTCGGGCGAGAAGTGGTATGTCGGCGCGATGACCGACGGGAACGGGCGCGCGATCGATGTCCCCCTAGAGTTCCTCGCGCCCGGTAAGTCGGGTGGCGCCGGGCAGGGCAACCGCCAGGGACCGAACTACGTCGCCGAGATCTACTCCGACGAGGTCGGCGCCGGCGTCGATAGCGATCCCACCGGCGTGCGGATCGACGAGGCGATCGTGAACCCGAGCACGACCCTGCTCGCTTCGATGGCGCCGAGCGGCGGGACGGCGGTCCGACTCCGCCGGGCCCGCGGCGGCGAGATCAACGAGCTCCCCGACTACGAGCGCCCCGAACAGGAGCTCGCCTACTCGGTCGATTCGGAGGCCGGCCTCGGCGAGCCCGTCGTCTCCGCCACCGGCTCGAACGACTCCGCGTTCGTCGGCGGGACGACCGTCGAGATCGAGATCGACGGGGAGCTCGCGGCCGTCGACAACGTCCGGCTCCCGCCGGGCGCCGACGACGAGACCGTCGATCTCGGCTTCTCGATCGGCTCGATCGGGAGCTACGATGTCGTCGTGCGCGACCCCGGGGACGGAAGCGAGCTCGCGTCGGGGACCGTCACCGTCGAGCCCGGTGAGTTGATCGCCGAACTGGATGACCCCAGTGGCGACGACCACGGCCCCGGTGAGTACGTCTACCCGACCGACGACGCGTTCGAGGACGGCGCCTTCGACCTCCTATCACTGGGCGTCTACGAGACCGACGAGGAGTTCCGCTTCGCCTTCGAGGTCGAGAACCTCTACGACACCTTCGGCGGGGAGTTCTCGCCCCACTACTTCCTGCTTTACCTGCGTGATCCCTCGCGCGAGGACGGACGGACGAGTGAACTGGGCGACCTCGAGCTCACCGCCGAGTTCGCCGAGGAGTGGCACTACCGGGTCGACGCGAGCGGGTTCGGCCGGGGCCTCGTCGACGCCGAGGAATCGGAGCTCGCTACACCAGGGACGTTCGTCGACTTCGCGAGCGATACGGCGATCGTCTCGGTCGCGAAGGACGCGCTCGGCGACCTGGACGTCGGCGAGGCCGAAGTCGCCCCGATCGTCGGGAGCGAGGACAACGGGATCCTCCGCCCGGTCGGCGTCGAGGCCGAACCCTTCGTCTTCGGCGGTGCGCGCGAGGATGCGGTCGAGAACGCCCCGCGGATCGTCGATCTCGCGACGCCCGCGGGCGTCGACCAGTCCGAGGCACTCGCATACGACGCCGAGTCGCTCGCGACGGTGCCGTTCACACCGCTGTAG
- a CDS encoding dihydrodipicolinate synthase family protein, whose translation MSSIDSSFTGALCPIVTPLDDGEVDEESLASLAEFILDGGVDGLFPCGTTGEFASLTPEQRQQVIGTVAEAAGDAPVIAGAAGTSVPEILDRIEEAEAAGADAAAIVGPYFHTANSAEGTRQFFEAIAEETALPLYLYNIPMYVGNEIPAETVGALAEHDSVRGIKDTSGDLSYFLTVDRKTPEGFVLFQGFDSLLVPALRMGSNGGVHALANVIPEVFAELIESADEERGAELQREAIAPLFDLCAEYGFAPATKAALLHRDVIPNDEVKPPLVALDEEAREEIGEAVDRALSV comes from the coding sequence ATGAGTTCGATCGACAGTTCGTTCACCGGCGCGTTGTGTCCGATCGTCACCCCCCTCGACGACGGGGAGGTCGACGAGGAGTCGCTTGCCTCGCTCGCGGAGTTCATTCTGGACGGCGGCGTCGACGGCCTCTTCCCCTGCGGCACCACAGGGGAATTCGCCAGCCTCACACCCGAACAGCGCCAGCAGGTGATCGGCACCGTCGCCGAGGCAGCGGGCGACGCGCCCGTGATCGCCGGCGCGGCGGGCACGAGCGTCCCCGAGATCCTCGACCGGATCGAGGAGGCGGAAGCGGCGGGCGCGGACGCCGCCGCGATCGTCGGCCCGTACTTCCACACCGCCAACAGCGCCGAGGGGACCCGGCAGTTCTTCGAGGCGATCGCCGAGGAGACCGCCCTGCCGCTGTATCTCTACAACATCCCGATGTACGTCGGAAACGAGATCCCCGCCGAAACCGTGGGAGCGCTCGCCGAGCACGACTCGGTGCGTGGGATCAAGGACACCAGTGGCGACCTCTCCTACTTCCTCACGGTCGACCGCAAGACGCCCGAGGGGTTCGTCCTCTTCCAGGGTTTCGACAGCCTGCTGGTGCCCGCGCTGCGGATGGGCTCGAACGGCGGGGTCCACGCGCTCGCGAACGTCATCCCCGAGGTGTTCGCCGAACTGATCGAGAGCGCCGACGAGGAGCGGGGCGCCGAGCTCCAGCGCGAGGCGATCGCGCCGCTGTTCGACCTCTGTGCCGAGTACGGCTTCGCGCCCGCGACGAAGGCCGCCCTGCTCCACCGCGACGTCATCCCGAACGACGAGGTGAAGCCGCCGCTGGTCGCGCTCGATGAGGAGGCCCGCGAGGAGATCGGCGAGGCGGTCGACCGGGCGCTCTCGGTCTAG
- a CDS encoding lactate racemase domain-containing protein has product MNLEFPDAGTLRGANDVERDDLPRFARATRHRDLDSIDDLEGAARAAVDDLPLDSLDPGAEVAITAGSRGIHDMPAVLEAAVDELRERGFEPSVIAAMGSHGGATSEGQRETLEALGITEDRLDCPIHTSMAVAEVGTDSLERPVYVAEDALAMDAVILANRIKPHTDFHGPVESGLCKIAVIGLGKHRGAESLHNAGLASDFSEVIQERAELIIEECVVGGIGLIENAADRATHIEGVGSTEILDREPELLDVAREELPMLPVEDLDLLVVDEIGKEVSGTGMDTNVIGRVLFHGESEPDSPSVTRIYARSITPASHGNGLGLGLADFVHRDVVEELALDDMYVNIATSGETSRARIPFTVPDDLTALILACSTTGVADPADLRVARIENTMEPDELLVSEPVARELEGREDVSVGPLEPIAFEDGEFGPPN; this is encoded by the coding sequence ATGAACCTCGAGTTCCCGGACGCGGGGACGCTGCGGGGCGCCAACGACGTCGAGCGCGACGACCTGCCCCGCTTCGCGCGTGCGACCCGCCACCGCGATCTCGACTCGATCGACGATCTGGAGGGGGCCGCCCGGGCGGCCGTCGACGACCTCCCGCTCGATTCGCTCGATCCCGGCGCGGAGGTGGCGATCACCGCCGGGAGTCGCGGGATCCACGACATGCCCGCGGTGCTCGAGGCGGCGGTCGACGAGCTTCGCGAGCGGGGGTTCGAGCCCTCGGTGATCGCCGCGATGGGCTCGCATGGGGGCGCGACCAGCGAAGGGCAACGCGAGACGCTCGAAGCGCTCGGGATCACCGAGGACCGTTTGGACTGCCCGATCCACACCTCGATGGCGGTTGCGGAGGTCGGAACGGATAGTTTAGAACGGCCGGTCTACGTCGCCGAGGACGCCCTCGCGATGGACGCGGTGATCCTCGCGAACCGGATCAAACCCCACACCGATTTCCATGGACCCGTCGAGAGCGGGCTCTGTAAGATCGCCGTGATCGGGCTGGGGAAGCACCGCGGCGCGGAGTCGCTACACAACGCCGGGCTGGCGAGCGATTTCAGCGAGGTCATCCAGGAGCGAGCCGAGCTGATCATCGAGGAGTGCGTCGTCGGCGGGATCGGGCTGATCGAGAACGCCGCCGACCGGGCGACCCACATCGAGGGCGTTGGTTCGACAGAAATCCTCGATCGCGAACCCGAGCTGCTCGACGTCGCCCGGGAGGAGCTTCCCATGCTCCCCGTCGAGGACCTCGACCTCCTCGTGGTCGACGAGATCGGCAAGGAGGTCTCGGGAACCGGCATGGACACCAACGTGATCGGCCGGGTGCTCTTTCACGGGGAGAGCGAGCCCGATTCCCCGAGCGTCACCCGGATCTACGCGCGCTCGATCACGCCGGCCTCCCACGGCAACGGCCTCGGGCTCGGCCTCGCCGACTTCGTCCACCGCGACGTCGTCGAGGAGCTCGCACTCGACGACATGTACGTCAACATCGCCACCAGCGGCGAGACCTCGCGAGCACGGATCCCCTTTACCGTCCCCGACGACCTGACCGCGCTGATCCTGGCCTGTTCGACCACCGGCGTCGCGGACCCCGCCGACCTGCGCGTCGCGCGCATCGAGAACACGATGGAGCCCGACGAGCTGCTGGTCTCCGAGCCCGTTGCCCGGGAACTCGAGGGTCGTGAGGACGTCTCGGTCGGCCCGCTCGAGCCGATCGCCTTCGAGGACGGGGAGTTCGGGCCACCGAACTGA
- the ilvD gene encoding dihydroxy-acid dehydratase: MSNTPQQRRREGGEKREDLPSREVTEGPERAPHRAMFRAMGYDDRDLSSPMVGVANPAADITPCNVHLGDVADSAIEGVDGAEGMPIEFGTITISDAISMGHEGMKASLISREVIADSVELVAFGEKMDALVTVAGCDKNLPGMMMAAIRTDLPSVFLYGGSIMPGEHEGRDITVQNVFEGVGAVSSGEMSEDELVEMEHDACPGAGSCGGMFTANTMASISEAIGLAPLGSAGAPAETDERYEIAREAGELALDCVEADRTPSEILSKESFENAIAVQVAMGGSTNAVLHLLAMAAEAGIDLEIEEFDEISRRTPKIANLQPGGTRVMKDLWEQGGVPVVMRRLLEAGHVHGDAMTVTGRTVEEELDHLEEAGEIPEDDAVDADFIYTVDDPYQEEGAIKILTGNLAPDGAVLKVTGDDKFHHEGPARVFENEEDAMEYVQEGYISSGDVLVIRNEGPRGGPGMREMLGVTAAVVGQGHEDDVALLTDGRFSGATRGPMIGHVAPEAADGGPIGLVEEGDTVTVDIPERTLSVDVSDGELEDRLEKWERAEPQYTTGVLAKYGAAFGSAANGAVTNPGAKQE; the protein is encoded by the coding sequence ATGAGTAACACGCCACAGCAACGTCGGCGCGAGGGCGGTGAGAAACGCGAGGACCTGCCGAGTCGCGAGGTGACGGAGGGGCCGGAACGCGCGCCCCACCGCGCGATGTTCCGCGCGATGGGCTACGACGACCGGGACCTCTCCTCGCCGATGGTCGGGGTCGCCAACCCGGCGGCGGACATCACGCCGTGTAACGTCCACCTGGGCGACGTGGCCGATAGCGCGATCGAGGGCGTCGACGGGGCGGAGGGCATGCCCATCGAGTTCGGCACGATCACCATCTCCGACGCGATCTCGATGGGCCACGAGGGGATGAAGGCCAGCCTGATCTCCCGAGAAGTGATCGCCGATTCGGTCGAGCTGGTCGCCTTCGGCGAGAAGATGGACGCGCTGGTGACCGTCGCGGGCTGCGATAAGAACCTGCCGGGGATGATGATGGCCGCCATTCGTACCGATCTCCCGAGCGTCTTCCTCTACGGCGGTTCGATCATGCCCGGCGAGCACGAGGGTCGCGACATCACAGTGCAAAACGTCTTCGAAGGGGTCGGCGCGGTGAGCTCCGGCGAGATGAGCGAGGACGAGCTGGTCGAGATGGAACACGACGCCTGCCCCGGCGCGGGCTCGTGTGGCGGGATGTTCACCGCGAACACGATGGCCTCGATCAGCGAGGCGATCGGGCTCGCGCCCCTCGGGAGCGCGGGCGCGCCCGCCGAGACCGACGAGCGCTACGAGATCGCCCGCGAGGCCGGCGAGCTCGCGCTCGACTGCGTCGAGGCAGACCGCACCCCCTCGGAGATCCTCTCGAAGGAGAGCTTCGAGAACGCCATCGCCGTGCAGGTCGCGATGGGCGGCTCGACCAATGCCGTGCTCCACCTGCTGGCGATGGCCGCCGAGGCCGGCATCGACCTCGAGATCGAGGAGTTCGACGAGATCTCGCGGAGAACGCCGAAGATCGCGAACCTCCAGCCCGGCGGTACCCGCGTGATGAAGGACCTCTGGGAGCAGGGCGGCGTCCCGGTCGTGATGCGCCGGCTGCTCGAGGCGGGCCACGTCCACGGCGACGCGATGACCGTCACCGGGCGCACGGTCGAGGAGGAGCTCGACCATCTGGAGGAGGCGGGAGAGATCCCGGAGGACGACGCGGTCGACGCCGACTTCATCTACACCGTCGACGATCCCTACCAAGAGGAGGGCGCGATCAAGATCTTGACCGGTAATCTCGCGCCCGACGGCGCGGTCCTCAAAGTCACCGGCGACGACAAGTTCCACCACGAGGGTCCTGCCAGAGTGTTCGAGAACGAGGAGGACGCCATGGAGTACGTCCAGGAGGGGTACATCTCCTCGGGCGACGTGCTCGTCATCCGAAACGAGGGGCCCCGCGGCGGGCCCGGCATGCGTGAGATGCTCGGCGTCACCGCCGCCGTCGTCGGCCAGGGCCACGAGGACGACGTGGCGCTGCTCACCGACGGCCGCTTTTCGGGTGCGACTCGCGGCCCGATGATCGGGCACGTCGCGCCCGAGGCGGCCGACGGCGGCCCCATCGGGCTGGTCGAGGAGGGCGACACGGTTACCGTGGACATCCCCGAGCGAACCCTCTCGGTCGACGTGAGCGACGGCGAACTCGAGGATCGCCTCGAGAAGTGGGAGCGTGCGGAACCCCAGTACACGACCGGCGTGCTCGCGAAGTACGGCGCGGCGTTCGGCTCGGCGGCCAACGGCGCAGTGACGAACCCCGGCGCGAAGCAGGAATAG
- a CDS encoding four-carbon acid sugar kinase family protein: MPRALVVADDLTGATDTAHAFAKRGYGTTVRVDPDSEPNASVLAVNTDSRYADPETAAERVRRVVRGTDAPVVYKKVDSTLRGNVASEVDAAMERFDRGLFAPAAPAVGRLTACSHHLVDGCLLTDTEYANDPNPPASARLPALFEGLDRPVRHLGIGAVAAGPDAVRGVLDDVPPGSVIACDATHERHLVAIARAGRESDRRPLYAGSSGLAEHVAVPGEPDRKPGFEYAAGGALGVVGSVSERSLEQLAALPEEWVIAIGPEELLSDPEGAGREAGRRTADRLAAGEHAVVTAAPDREAVERTLELGHERGLDGEAIRERVTAALASAARAGCGEAAGLFVTGGDIAMAAFDALGVRALSLSGVEVEAGIPVSRLDGGCADGLPVVTKAGGFGSDATVINCLRALGGDHE; encoded by the coding sequence ATGCCACGTGCGCTGGTCGTCGCCGACGACCTCACCGGCGCGACCGACACCGCCCACGCGTTCGCCAAGCGGGGCTACGGGACGACGGTACGGGTCGATCCCGACTCCGAGCCCAACGCGTCGGTCCTCGCAGTCAACACCGACTCGCGCTATGCCGACCCGGAGACGGCCGCAGAGCGGGTCCGCCGGGTAGTTCGAGGGACCGACGCGCCGGTCGTCTACAAGAAGGTCGACTCCACCCTTCGTGGAAACGTCGCAAGCGAGGTCGACGCCGCCATGGAGAGGTTCGACCGCGGGCTGTTCGCCCCCGCCGCGCCCGCAGTCGGCCGGCTCACCGCCTGCAGCCACCACCTCGTCGACGGCTGCCTGTTGACCGACACCGAGTACGCAAACGATCCGAACCCGCCCGCGAGCGCCCGCCTGCCGGCGCTGTTCGAGGGGCTGGATCGACCCGTCCGTCACCTCGGGATCGGGGCCGTCGCCGCCGGTCCCGACGCAGTTCGAGGGGTACTCGATGACGTTCCTCCGGGGTCGGTGATCGCCTGCGACGCGACCCACGAGCGCCATCTCGTGGCGATCGCCCGTGCCGGTCGGGAGTCCGATCGCCGCCCGCTCTATGCCGGCAGCTCGGGCCTCGCCGAACACGTCGCCGTCCCGGGCGAGCCCGACCGAAAGCCCGGCTTCGAGTACGCCGCGGGCGGCGCGCTGGGGGTCGTCGGGAGCGTCAGCGAACGCTCGCTCGAACAGCTCGCTGCGCTCCCCGAGGAGTGGGTGATCGCGATCGGGCCCGAGGAGCTGCTTTCCGATCCCGAGGGCGCGGGACGGGAGGCGGGTCGGCGGACCGCCGATCGCCTCGCGGCCGGCGAGCACGCCGTCGTCACGGCCGCTCCGGATCGCGAGGCGGTCGAGCGGACCCTCGAACTCGGCCACGAGCGCGGGCTCGACGGGGAGGCGATCCGGGAGCGGGTCACGGCGGCGCTCGCGAGCGCGGCGCGTGCGGGGTGCGGGGAGGCGGCGGGGCTGTTCGTCACCGGTGGGGACATCGCGATGGCCGCCTTCGACGCGCTCGGCGTCCGGGCGCTCTCGCTTTCGGGCGTCGAAGTCGAGGCGGGCATCCCCGTGAGCCGTCTCGATGGAGGGTGTGCCGACGGGCTCCCGGTCGTCACGAAAGCCGGCGGGTTCGGGAGCGATGCAACGGTAATTAACTGCCTGCGGGCCCTCGGTGGCGACCATGAGTGA
- the pdxA gene encoding 4-hydroxythreonine-4-phosphate dehydrogenase PdxA, translated as MSEPTIGITMGDPAGIGPEVIVKGYRELRETADVLVIGDADVVESAREVCGSDLGIERVGSPDEASFRDDRIPVLDLDNVAELERGVVREEYGEASLEYIERAIELAQSGGIDAMTTAPINKQSTKLAGSDYAGHTGMLADYTDTENYSMMLIEGPLRVTHVSTHVPLREACDLVSEESVLDTVRVTDEALRELGIDSPTVAVAGLNPHASDGGLLGEEDGAEIEPAVERAREEGIDAFGPESPDTIYVGAARGAADCVVSMYHDQGHIPIKMLGFAEGGAVSGVNVTIGLPIIRTSVDHGTAFDIAGEGIASEKSLLDAVEVASGMARERTRVEAGEGV; from the coding sequence ATGAGTGAGCCCACGATCGGGATCACGATGGGCGATCCGGCGGGGATCGGCCCGGAGGTGATCGTCAAGGGGTATCGCGAGCTTCGGGAGACGGCCGACGTGCTGGTGATCGGCGACGCCGATGTCGTCGAGAGCGCCCGCGAGGTCTGTGGGTCGGACCTCGGGATAGAACGGGTCGGCTCGCCCGACGAGGCCTCGTTTAGGGACGATCGAATCCCCGTCCTCGATCTGGACAACGTCGCGGAGCTGGAGCGGGGCGTCGTCCGCGAGGAGTACGGCGAAGCGAGTCTGGAGTATATCGAACGGGCGATCGAGCTCGCCCAGTCGGGGGGGATCGACGCGATGACGACCGCCCCGATCAACAAACAGTCGACGAAGCTCGCCGGCAGCGACTACGCGGGCCATACCGGGATGCTCGCCGACTACACCGATACCGAGAACTACTCGATGATGCTGATCGAGGGCCCCCTTCGAGTGACCCACGTCAGCACGCACGTCCCGCTGCGGGAGGCCTGCGACCTCGTGAGCGAGGAATCGGTGCTCGATACCGTTCGCGTGACCGACGAGGCGCTGCGCGAACTCGGGATCGACTCCCCGACGGTCGCGGTCGCGGGGCTGAACCCCCACGCCAGCGACGGGGGGTTGCTCGGCGAGGAGGACGGCGCGGAGATCGAGCCGGCGGTCGAGCGGGCTCGCGAGGAGGGGATCGACGCCTTCGGGCCGGAGTCGCCCGACACGATTTATGTGGGGGCGGCCCGCGGGGCCGCCGACTGCGTGGTCTCGATGTACCACGACCAGGGTCACATCCCGATCAAGATGCTCGGCTTCGCGGAGGGCGGTGCGGTCTCGGGGGTCAACGTCACCATCGGCCTGCCGATCATCAGGACGAGCGTCGACCACGGCACCGCCTTCGATATCGCGGGCGAGGGGATCGCGAGCGAGAAGAGCCTGCTCGACGCCGTCGAAGTCGCGAGCGGGATGGCGCGGGAACGGACGCGCGTCGAAGCGGGTGAGGGGGTATGA